One region of Leptospira fainei serovar Hurstbridge str. BUT 6 genomic DNA includes:
- a CDS encoding tetratricopeptide repeat protein produces the protein MNKIIKIALVLSISTALYADPETSTVEASLKNYAPESDIQLANKLTALGSLRQKTRDYESAIAFYNQSLAVRTKIGDTESQGFALVLYLKSISEFRLGRSCQALENIKEVIQIYQKMGDLDSALQAEEEGLKKYQEACSLAFKQPSLTLNKELATSKD, from the coding sequence ATGAACAAAATTATTAAAATTGCCCTGGTTTTAAGCATCTCCACTGCTCTTTACGCAGATCCCGAGACCTCAACGGTCGAAGCTTCGCTCAAAAACTATGCTCCTGAGTCAGATATTCAGCTCGCTAACAAGCTTACTGCTCTCGGGAGCCTAAGACAGAAGACCCGAGACTATGAATCAGCAATCGCCTTTTACAATCAATCTTTAGCCGTTCGGACGAAAATCGGGGACACCGAAAGCCAAGGATTTGCATTGGTTCTCTATCTGAAGTCAATCTCAGAATTCCGCTTAGGTCGTTCTTGCCAAGCCTTGGAGAACATTAAAGAAGTAATCCAAATCTACCAAAAAATGGGAGACCTAGATTCCGCCCTCCAAGCAGAAGAAGAGGGCTTAAAAAAATACCAGGAGGCGTGTAGCCTGGCTTTCAAACAGCCAAGCCTAACGTTGAACAAGGAACTAGCTACTTCCAAAGATTAA
- a CDS encoding PilZ domain-containing protein: MMNDPGQKPRSPRFYPKDFDEYIVHVESGLITLEGKLGNISESGICVLMPGEDLPTTVAIEGSVIERKTGKRLEFLGDVVWCISKQIGTKEKFLYGIRFRFPMELTESLILINLSLEG; encoded by the coding sequence TTGATGAATGACCCGGGTCAAAAACCGAGAAGTCCGCGATTTTATCCTAAAGATTTCGATGAATATATCGTTCATGTGGAATCCGGGTTGATCACCCTAGAGGGTAAACTGGGAAATATTTCCGAATCCGGGATATGCGTTCTCATGCCCGGTGAAGACCTACCGACTACCGTTGCTATCGAAGGTTCCGTGATCGAAAGGAAGACAGGGAAGCGGCTCGAATTTTTGGGCGACGTAGTTTGGTGCATCAGCAAACAGATCGGGACGAAGGAGAAATTCTTATACGGAATTCGATTCCGATTTCCTATGGAACTTACCGAGTCCCTAATCTTAATCAATCTTTCCTTGGAAGGCTAA
- a CDS encoding PP2C family protein-serine/threonine phosphatase, which yields MSTRSIFFNKREDELALTGLKGFLYQESLSRFRFALSLFAFFAGFGLLFGDPSQNGLNDPRWIRILHVSLIILSFFCSYWIRTFRNISEYILLFHFGLMSIHSYYLLYSNGLYLGYLFGLILVSLSAGVSFNNRKLLIPYLLVFLSVAIFVGINCVNPRIEVGMYYFGILSSSILAVLILGFRLKTFDTLVQADAQLEKFQANIEEELQLAQSTQKSLVDLEFPETGSFRIHSYFRPLVSVGGDLIKSEAGADGKLNFFFADAAGHGISAAMVSAMAVMAFKMTAPQTDSPARALSLIHESLMTMIGGFFITAVYLRLDPETKELVYAYAGHHPAVLIEDNGNVSQLEGRGTVLLALPQLRNKDYSRILKSGDRILLFSDGLFEFFGEGREFFGYDAFVSLVKKNSAMRGKQLLNELGEDIASLHRSAMLDDMTMLLIEVV from the coding sequence ATGTCTACAAGGAGCATTTTTTTCAACAAGCGGGAGGATGAGCTCGCGTTAACCGGTTTAAAGGGATTTCTATATCAAGAATCTCTTTCTAGATTTCGCTTTGCACTTTCCTTATTCGCCTTTTTTGCCGGATTCGGATTACTATTCGGCGATCCTTCACAAAACGGATTAAATGACCCCCGCTGGATTAGGATCCTTCACGTTTCGCTGATAATACTTTCCTTTTTTTGCAGCTATTGGATACGCACGTTTCGAAATATCAGCGAATATATTCTGCTGTTTCACTTCGGATTAATGAGTATCCATTCCTATTATCTTTTATATTCGAACGGTCTCTATCTAGGCTATTTGTTCGGATTGATTTTAGTAAGCCTAAGCGCAGGAGTTTCGTTTAATAACAGAAAGTTACTCATCCCTTATCTATTGGTTTTTCTTTCGGTTGCTATTTTTGTGGGGATTAACTGCGTTAATCCTAGAATCGAAGTCGGAATGTATTATTTTGGAATTCTATCCTCTTCCATCTTGGCGGTTCTTATATTGGGATTTCGACTCAAGACATTCGATACGCTGGTACAGGCAGACGCACAATTGGAGAAATTCCAGGCGAATATAGAGGAGGAACTCCAACTCGCACAATCGACTCAAAAAAGTTTGGTAGATTTGGAATTTCCGGAAACCGGCTCCTTTAGAATTCATTCCTACTTTAGACCCTTAGTAAGCGTAGGCGGTGATTTGATAAAATCTGAGGCCGGCGCGGATGGAAAATTGAATTTCTTTTTTGCGGACGCTGCCGGCCATGGAATTTCCGCGGCGATGGTCTCGGCTATGGCGGTCATGGCATTTAAGATGACAGCTCCTCAAACGGATTCGCCTGCCAGAGCATTATCCCTAATTCACGAATCTCTAATGACTATGATCGGCGGTTTTTTTATAACAGCAGTGTATCTGCGGTTGGATCCTGAAACGAAAGAGCTAGTTTACGCTTATGCGGGACATCATCCGGCGGTACTGATCGAAGATAACGGAAATGTCTCTCAGTTGGAAGGGCGGGGAACGGTTTTGTTGGCCTTACCGCAACTTCGAAATAAAGATTATAGTAGGATCTTAAAATCGGGAGATCGCATTCTCCTCTTTTCGGACGGCTTATTTGAATTCTTCGGGGAGGGACGAGAATTTTTCGGCTACGACGCGTTCGTTTCTTTAGTTAAAAAGAATTCTGCGATGCGAGGGAAGCAATTGTTGAACGAGTTAGGCGAGGATATCGCTTCTCTTCATCGGTCAGCTATGCTGGACGATATGACCATGCTTCTTATCGAAGTGGTTTAG
- a CDS encoding RNA polymerase sigma factor → MVEKETPHRKLTVREKEIQLLKLIREGDDKAYIELTGPYRERLYRKAVSMVKDGDDAEDIVQDALISGYRSIKNFRAESGVYTWLYRIVVNKSKDLLAKRKRARENSMDDSEFQVTDNRLGFEKKIELSDESDYLIKKINELEDIYKEVIELRYFEEMSYSQIAEVLGCNIGTVKSRLFKAKEFLKHLIQQDGKGEGYFR, encoded by the coding sequence ATGGTCGAAAAGGAAACTCCCCATCGCAAGCTCACCGTCCGCGAAAAAGAAATCCAACTCCTAAAACTCATTCGAGAAGGCGACGATAAGGCTTACATCGAGCTGACCGGACCGTATAGAGAACGTCTGTATCGGAAGGCTGTTTCGATGGTCAAAGACGGGGACGATGCCGAAGATATCGTTCAAGATGCCTTAATTTCAGGATATCGTTCCATAAAGAATTTTCGGGCAGAATCCGGCGTCTACACTTGGCTCTATCGGATCGTCGTGAATAAGTCCAAGGACTTACTTGCAAAAAGAAAGAGAGCTCGAGAAAACTCGATGGACGATTCGGAATTTCAGGTCACTGACAATCGACTTGGCTTCGAAAAAAAAATAGAACTTTCGGACGAGTCTGACTATCTAATTAAAAAGATAAACGAACTCGAAGATATATATAAAGAAGTGATCGAACTCCGGTATTTCGAGGAAATGTCCTATTCACAAATAGCAGAAGTCCTTGGCTGTAATATCGGAACGGTTAAGAGTCGTCTATTTAAGGCAAAAGAATTCCTTAAACACCTGATCCAGCAAGATGGAAAGGGTGAGGGTTATTTCAGGTAG
- a CDS encoding acyl-CoA thioesterase — translation MSKPEKYPYSLFQKVAWGDMDAFGHVNNVVYAKYFETARASFFEERKLWESPQKPNEGGPVITHIEMDYRKQVRFPETIEITIKVESAGNRSFSMLCTMWNAAGECVLTGHADFLWFNFLTGRPTAIPDVYKEHFFQQAGG, via the coding sequence ATGTCTAAGCCTGAAAAATATCCGTATAGCTTATTTCAAAAAGTGGCCTGGGGGGATATGGATGCCTTCGGACATGTAAATAACGTGGTTTATGCGAAGTATTTTGAGACTGCACGCGCCTCTTTTTTCGAAGAAAGGAAGCTTTGGGAATCTCCCCAGAAGCCGAATGAGGGAGGTCCGGTGATAACTCACATCGAGATGGATTATCGCAAGCAGGTTCGTTTTCCCGAAACGATTGAAATAACGATAAAAGTGGAATCCGCGGGAAATCGTTCCTTTTCAATGCTCTGTACGATGTGGAATGCGGCAGGGGAATGCGTCTTGACGGGTCATGCGGATTTTCTATGGTTTAACTTCTTAACCGGACGGCCAACAGCGATTCCTGATGTCTACAAGGAGCATTTTTTTCAACAAGCGGGAGGATGA
- a CDS encoding TerC family protein: MESQILDSLIALFSLTAMEVVLGIDNIVFLSIIVGKLPKNRRAQGRSVGLIAALGLRIVLLFAVSWLANLTNELIAISNFSVSGRDLIMLSGGLFLIAKSTSEIHHKIELGEKSSQSEPKKASFANVVTQIIILDIIFSVDSIITAVGLSGDFYIMVIAVILSLVIMLIFSGTVSDFINNHPTMKILALSFLIMIGVMLFADGLHFHIPKGYIYFAMAFSLLVEFINMRARKVDPSQ, translated from the coding sequence ATGGAATCACAAATATTAGACTCTCTCATAGCCTTGTTTTCTCTCACTGCTATGGAAGTCGTTCTCGGAATCGATAATATCGTTTTCCTATCCATCATCGTGGGCAAACTACCGAAAAATCGCCGGGCACAAGGTCGGAGCGTCGGATTGATAGCCGCGCTTGGATTAAGAATCGTTCTATTATTCGCAGTTAGCTGGTTGGCAAATCTTACGAATGAATTAATTGCTATCTCCAACTTTAGCGTTTCCGGAAGAGATTTAATCATGTTATCGGGAGGCCTTTTCTTAATCGCCAAAAGCACAAGCGAGATCCACCATAAGATCGAACTAGGAGAAAAAAGTTCCCAGTCGGAGCCGAAAAAAGCATCTTTTGCGAATGTGGTAACACAGATAATAATACTAGATATCATCTTTTCAGTCGATTCCATTATCACTGCCGTCGGTCTATCCGGAGATTTTTATATAATGGTAATCGCAGTAATACTTTCATTAGTTATCATGTTGATTTTTTCGGGAACGGTTAGCGATTTTATAAATAATCACCCTACCATGAAAATTTTGGCCTTATCATTTCTGATAATGATCGGAGTCATGTTATTTGCCGATGGACTTCATTTTCATATCCCCAAGGGTTACATCTACTTCGCAATGGCATTCTCACTTTTGGTGGAATTCATAAATATGCGGGCTCGAAAGGTAGATCCTTCCCAGTAA
- a CDS encoding fused MFS/spermidine synthase: MDSTTKSWFTEQVDYREMHQFLKEKNSTSFRTEFQQVELHNLTAFGRTMVLDGAVQSAEADEHLFHECLVQPAMLAHPEPKKVLILGGGEGATLREVLKHPSVELAVMVDIDGQFVDFCKDKLPDWNSAAFSDSRTKLLHMDGRKYLEETNETFDVIITDITDILLDGPAIRLYTREFYALCAKKLNKDGYLALQALELSPSVWEQHATLRRTIRQSFSSVESYSIYVPSFTSTWGFIIASNTGNPILSTEVLVQKLEKRNLPSKLFAFDEITYKGIFSLSKDLRKYLTLDGSILEDGQPLKFFPRDREFRKGDKK; the protein is encoded by the coding sequence ATGGATTCGACTACAAAGTCGTGGTTTACCGAGCAGGTAGACTATCGAGAAATGCACCAGTTCTTAAAAGAGAAGAACTCAACGAGCTTCCGGACGGAGTTCCAACAAGTTGAGCTGCACAATCTTACTGCTTTTGGAAGAACAATGGTGCTGGATGGAGCGGTACAATCTGCCGAGGCTGACGAGCATTTGTTTCATGAGTGCTTGGTTCAGCCGGCGATGTTAGCTCATCCCGAACCTAAGAAAGTTCTGATTTTGGGGGGCGGCGAAGGAGCGACTCTTCGGGAAGTTCTTAAACACCCGAGCGTAGAATTGGCTGTAATGGTGGATATTGACGGGCAATTCGTGGATTTTTGCAAAGACAAACTACCGGATTGGAATTCGGCAGCGTTTTCCGATTCGCGTACAAAGTTATTGCATATGGATGGCCGGAAGTATCTGGAAGAAACGAATGAAACTTTCGACGTTATCATCACGGACATCACCGACATTCTTTTGGACGGACCTGCGATCCGATTGTATACCCGTGAATTCTATGCACTTTGCGCTAAGAAATTAAATAAGGACGGATATCTGGCTCTCCAAGCGCTGGAACTTTCGCCTTCGGTATGGGAACAGCATGCTACTCTACGGAGAACGATTCGCCAATCTTTCTCATCCGTGGAAAGTTATAGTATATATGTTCCATCATTTACTTCAACTTGGGGATTTATCATCGCTTCCAATACGGGAAATCCGATTCTTTCCACCGAAGTTTTGGTACAAAAACTGGAAAAAAGAAATCTACCTTCGAAACTATTTGCGTTCGACGAAATTACTTATAAGGGAATTTTTTCCTTATCAAAGGATCTACGTAAATATCTAACTCTGGACGGTTCCATCTTGGAAGACGGACAGCCTTTAAAATTCTTTCCTAGAGACAGAGAATTCAGAAAGGGGGATAAAAAGTGA
- a CDS encoding patatin-like phospholipase family protein, whose product MSSYFSPGKFDKSTGSNGLPHAKKQSRALVVAGGGMKGSFAGGALYALNQYVPSTFFDLIVGVSSGSCAAAYYTTGYEAGQEESLRILDIWRKELVGNKLINLLNPFKGKTILDQEYLIDYLFGAKYRLPSEYLEKKETTPFYVVVTNLAKIRAEYVRATTSNVLNLLKAATSLPIATRGKWKLEEEYFGDGGISDPIPLEKVIEAGYKDITVVLNSPKEDLSDPIPNFQGWLSYPSDKKLYHMITKVHHTMYNRAVKIMQSPPKGIKIRVIAPKISELSMVSTSARLLNRSVTRGMEAGHRAVTNLLAELSSLRNKSKIFQKLWIPTVKPDL is encoded by the coding sequence ATGAGTTCTTATTTTTCGCCCGGGAAATTTGATAAATCCACAGGTTCAAACGGCCTTCCCCACGCAAAAAAACAGTCTAGAGCCCTGGTAGTTGCAGGGGGCGGTATGAAAGGATCGTTCGCAGGGGGAGCCTTATACGCCTTAAATCAGTATGTACCCTCGACATTCTTCGATTTAATCGTAGGAGTGTCATCGGGATCCTGTGCGGCAGCCTATTATACTACCGGTTACGAGGCGGGCCAAGAAGAAAGTCTCCGAATTCTGGATATTTGGAGAAAAGAATTAGTTGGAAATAAGCTCATCAACCTACTGAACCCGTTTAAAGGTAAAACAATTCTGGATCAGGAATATTTGATCGATTATTTATTCGGCGCCAAGTATCGCCTTCCTTCCGAATATCTGGAGAAAAAAGAGACAACTCCTTTCTACGTCGTCGTAACCAATTTAGCTAAAATCAGGGCCGAATATGTCCGAGCTACGACTTCGAATGTATTGAACTTATTGAAAGCCGCCACCTCCCTGCCGATCGCCACCCGAGGAAAATGGAAATTGGAGGAGGAATACTTCGGAGACGGAGGTATTTCCGATCCGATTCCCTTAGAGAAAGTAATCGAAGCCGGCTATAAGGATATAACGGTCGTGCTGAATTCTCCGAAAGAAGATCTCTCGGATCCGATTCCTAACTTCCAAGGATGGCTTTCGTATCCGTCGGATAAAAAACTCTATCATATGATTACGAAGGTCCACCACACGATGTACAATCGCGCGGTGAAAATCATGCAATCGCCGCCTAAGGGAATTAAGATTCGAGTCATTGCCCCGAAGATCTCCGAGTTAAGCATGGTGAGCACGAGTGCAAGATTATTAAATCGCTCCGTTACCCGAGGAATGGAAGCCGGCCATCGAGCCGTTACCAATCTGCTCGCAGAACTTTCATCCTTACGAAATAAATCCAAAATTTTTCAAAAACTTTGGATACCGACCGTCAAACCGGACCTATGA
- a CDS encoding LIMLP_12425 family protein: MEKEIQSIRVRTRSTRILSGIFGNEDQELIRLENSLVRAISELRDKELNQIRLPDNFEVRLQNMLKDVKVDEENLWDKITRNLIWNRSFQYSLTASLAVLVLAVAVGRFSSPSNTLSAERSGTLSLGNDREFIDLPSSAKIGQNTDSVRLLEVAKNPESRKVLESLHLYFIEKGDSRTAEEIRAIMELTAAK; this comes from the coding sequence ATGGAAAAAGAAATTCAAAGTATACGCGTAAGGACGCGTTCCACGCGCATATTGTCCGGCATTTTTGGAAACGAAGATCAGGAATTGATTCGCTTAGAAAACTCCCTCGTGAGGGCCATATCGGAACTAAGGGATAAGGAATTGAATCAAATTCGGTTGCCGGATAACTTTGAAGTTCGCCTTCAGAATATGCTGAAGGATGTCAAAGTGGACGAAGAGAACCTCTGGGATAAAATCACCCGCAACTTGATCTGGAATCGTTCATTTCAATATTCGTTAACTGCCAGCTTAGCCGTATTGGTCCTGGCCGTCGCTGTGGGCCGATTCTCTTCTCCTTCCAATACTCTCTCCGCAGAAAGATCAGGAACCCTTTCTTTGGGTAACGATCGAGAATTTATAGATTTACCTTCATCGGCAAAAATCGGCCAAAATACGGATTCCGTTCGCTTGTTGGAAGTCGCTAAAAATCCTGAAAGCCGCAAGGTTTTAGAATCTCTTCATCTTTATTTTATCGAAAAAGGTGATTCGCGGACGGCGGAAGAAATTCGGGCAATCATGGAATTGACCGCAGCAAAATAA
- the speD gene encoding adenosylmethionine decarboxylase, which translates to MSIIHTKDLVKPIENGKMELEKELGYEFYGRHLMTDFVGCQIDLDDAEQIAKDMEEAIVSIGATILNKVEHRFDPHGVTILFLLSESHASIHTYPEFNSCFLDIFTCGKTIDVIPFGAYLQNLWKPTKVINRYEERSA; encoded by the coding sequence ATGTCAATTATTCATACTAAAGATCTGGTAAAGCCAATCGAAAATGGTAAAATGGAGCTAGAAAAGGAACTCGGATACGAATTTTACGGAAGGCATTTAATGACCGATTTTGTCGGATGCCAAATCGATTTAGACGATGCCGAGCAGATTGCTAAGGATATGGAAGAAGCGATCGTTTCGATCGGAGCTACGATTCTGAATAAGGTGGAACATCGGTTTGACCCGCACGGAGTAACGATTCTATTCTTGCTTTCGGAATCGCATGCAAGTATCCACACGTATCCAGAATTCAACTCCTGCTTTTTAGATATATTTACTTGCGGTAAAACGATCGATGTGATTCCTTTCGGCGCTTATCTGCAAAATTTATGGAAACCTACAAAGGTAATCAATCGTTATGAGGAGCGCTCTGCCTAA
- a CDS encoding acyl-CoA--6-aminopenicillanic acid acyltransferase produces MCDTFVATPDITASGKMIFGKNSDREPNEAQCLVRYPARKNSSHTVRITYRDIPQVKETYEILVSKPFHMWGAEMGANSKGVVIGNEAVFTKIRIEGKNKGLTGMDMIRVALERSQNSKDALELIVDLIEQFGQDACGGYLNKKFFYHNSFIIADAKEAYVLETAGRFWAWKKIKGFYSISNGLTLESDYDDLHSDAIDYARSQGWLAKGATFSFRESFSDSFYTTFSKCKVRRGITMREGNSVGEKMSVRRAMEILRLEGQGGPKSKVGGGPGGFPPKDSGFSPANSGMGSVCLHATGFIAPNQTNGSFVAEIDADSERSQFWATGASIPAISIFLPFSIPGKAALEGTIVQPGATPDTSLWWSHETLYRLCLRNYSDAISVFGAELKDVQESLLRKSQSILSKKGKGASLDTLSEDAIVGAVRSYQKWRMQVAELAVKGRLFARPWFDPLYRVSWFLWNKKARITDSVLTGKDLPFEPAYL; encoded by the coding sequence ATGTGTGATACATTTGTCGCTACTCCGGATATTACGGCTTCCGGGAAAATGATTTTCGGAAAGAATTCGGACAGGGAGCCGAATGAGGCACAATGTCTGGTTCGCTACCCGGCGAGAAAAAATTCCTCACATACGGTCAGAATCACTTATCGCGATATTCCTCAGGTAAAGGAGACCTATGAAATATTGGTTTCTAAACCCTTTCATATGTGGGGAGCCGAAATGGGCGCCAATTCAAAAGGAGTCGTCATCGGTAATGAAGCCGTTTTTACGAAGATCCGCATAGAGGGAAAGAATAAAGGTCTTACCGGAATGGATATGATTCGCGTCGCACTGGAGCGATCTCAGAATTCCAAGGATGCTCTTGAATTAATCGTCGATCTTATCGAGCAATTCGGCCAAGACGCGTGCGGCGGATATTTAAATAAGAAATTCTTTTATCATAATAGCTTTATTATCGCCGACGCCAAAGAAGCATACGTCCTGGAAACGGCGGGACGTTTTTGGGCGTGGAAAAAAATTAAAGGATTCTACTCCATTTCCAACGGATTAACGTTGGAATCCGATTACGATGATTTACATTCCGACGCGATCGATTATGCGCGTAGTCAAGGCTGGCTTGCAAAAGGGGCGACTTTTTCTTTTCGAGAATCCTTCTCGGATTCCTTTTACACTACATTCAGTAAATGTAAAGTACGAAGGGGCATAACTATGCGAGAAGGAAACTCCGTCGGTGAGAAAATGAGCGTCCGCAGAGCGATGGAAATACTGCGATTAGAAGGGCAAGGGGGCCCAAAATCGAAAGTAGGTGGTGGACCTGGCGGTTTTCCACCTAAGGATTCCGGATTTTCCCCGGCTAACTCCGGGATGGGTTCAGTATGCTTGCACGCGACGGGATTTATTGCTCCGAATCAAACGAACGGATCCTTTGTCGCGGAAATCGATGCCGACTCCGAACGTTCCCAGTTTTGGGCGACAGGGGCATCCATTCCGGCGATTTCCATTTTTCTCCCTTTCTCCATTCCTGGAAAGGCGGCATTAGAAGGTACGATCGTTCAACCCGGCGCTACCCCTGATACTTCGCTTTGGTGGAGTCACGAAACTTTGTATAGACTTTGTCTCAGAAATTATTCGGACGCCATTTCCGTTTTCGGAGCGGAATTAAAAGATGTGCAGGAATCCCTTTTGAGAAAAAGCCAAAGCATTCTCTCTAAAAAAGGGAAGGGTGCATCTTTGGATACTTTATCGGAGGATGCGATCGTCGGAGCCGTACGGTCGTATCAAAAATGGAGAATGCAGGTCGCCGAATTGGCCGTTAAGGGAAGGCTCTTCGCGCGTCCATGGTTCGATCCTCTTTACAGAGTTAGTTGGTTTTTATGGAATAAAAAAGCCAGAATTACCGATTCGGTGCTTACTGGGAAGGATCTACCTTTCGAGCCCGCATATTTATGA
- a CDS encoding SelL-related redox protein — MKFLPKEFLSHPVEGRRLVGTVLGENLPAKPSLLIFLRHLGCIFCRETVADLRLMAESMPAFPPVLFIYPDMARDGEEFFQRFWPEASAIADPKTILFRLAELHDGGFLELAGPEVWVSALRAVTKGNFYGVQGQHLLQMPGAFLVLKDRILWKHTYRHIGDHPDWTKLPGCTPIPSEDFDPGILPA; from the coding sequence ATGAAATTCCTTCCGAAAGAATTTTTGTCTCATCCGGTAGAAGGTCGGCGATTGGTCGGAACCGTTCTGGGAGAAAATCTTCCGGCTAAACCCAGTTTATTAATCTTTCTTCGCCACCTTGGTTGTATTTTTTGCAGGGAAACAGTAGCCGATCTGAGATTAATGGCGGAATCGATGCCGGCTTTTCCTCCTGTGTTATTCATTTATCCCGATATGGCCCGCGACGGGGAGGAATTCTTTCAACGATTTTGGCCCGAAGCGAGCGCGATTGCTGATCCGAAAACGATTCTTTTCCGATTGGCCGAACTTCATGACGGGGGATTTCTCGAACTCGCAGGACCGGAGGTTTGGGTCAGTGCATTGCGTGCCGTTACAAAAGGGAATTTTTACGGAGTGCAGGGGCAGCACTTATTACAAATGCCGGGCGCCTTTCTCGTTTTAAAAGATAGGATCCTTTGGAAGCATACGTATCGTCATATAGGAGATCATCCGGATTGGACAAAATTACCGGGTTGCACTCCGATTCCTTCGGAGGATTTTGATCCGGGAATTCTTCCCGCATAA
- the hpf gene encoding ribosome hibernation-promoting factor, HPF/YfiA family: MKIVFTWKNLDRSAAAEDYASKKLERIAKYVQKVVSLEISFEQIHGVINANLNLAADGNKFNAHKEDKDIYACIDGLEDKIVKQASKHHDKKAAH, encoded by the coding sequence ATGAAAATCGTTTTTACTTGGAAGAATTTAGATCGTTCGGCAGCCGCAGAAGACTATGCAAGCAAGAAGCTGGAACGAATCGCAAAATATGTCCAGAAAGTTGTTTCGTTAGAAATATCGTTCGAACAAATCCACGGCGTGATAAACGCCAATTTGAACTTAGCGGCGGACGGAAACAAATTCAATGCCCATAAAGAGGACAAAGACATATACGCTTGCATCGACGGGCTTGAAGATAAAATTGTAAAGCAGGCAAGTAAGCACCACGACAAAAAAGCCGCTCATTGA